The following are encoded in a window of Pseudomonadota bacterium genomic DNA:
- the rplL gene encoding 50S ribosomal protein L7/L12, with product MAIKREDVIKFIENMTVLELSELIKELEEKFGVQAAMSVMAQGQGGGAAPAPAQEAVAEEKTEFNVILAGYEADKKIQVIKVVRAITSLGLKEAKDLVEGVPKPVKEGVSKEEAANIKKQLEEVSAKVKVE from the coding sequence ATGGCCATTAAAAGAGAAGATGTAATAAAATTTATTGAAAATATGACAGTCCTTGAACTCTCAGAGCTTATAAAAGAATTAGAAGAAAAATTTGGAGTACAAGCAGCTATGTCTGTTATGGCACAAGGTCAAGGAGGTGGGGCTGCCCCGGCACCTGCTCAGGAGGCAGTAGCAGAGGAAAAGACAGAATTTAATGTAATACTTGCTGGCTACGAAGCGGATAAGAAGATACAGGTGATTAAGGTTGTAAGGGCTATCACAAGTCTTGGCCTTAAGGAAGCAAAGGACCTTGTAGAAGGGGTACCCAAGCCTGTTAAGGAAGGTGTTTCTAAGGAAGAGGCTGCTAATATTAAAAAACAGCTCGAAGAGGTAAGTGCAAAGGTAAAAGTAGAGTAA